The Malus domestica chromosome 10, GDT2T_hap1 nucleotide sequence AAAATTAATTATCCACAACCAGCACGCCCCAACTCACAGTGCAATAAATTTTGCCCAAAACATATGACAAATCAAAAACAATAAACCTAATGATAGAAAACAGGTTTGGACAAAGAGAAATGCTGCAGTACAAAAGAAATATCCAAGGTCAACCACAGGCAGTGCATTCCATTCATATTGCTACACTGCTGTTGATCATAAATTCATGATAAGCTAAGCTCCAGATAAACAGACTCCACTACTTCTCGTCGTGATACTATTAATCCCAATTACTAGACACAGTTCACTAAAGTAAATATAAAGGCCATATGGTACAAAATCGTAATATTAAATTATGAAATGAATGATTTTTTTAATGCATCAACATTATTAAATAAAACATCTTACAAGGGCAGGAATTCAATCGCAAGAATTGAAAGATTGAGAACAAATGCAAGATGGAGGCATGCCATCTCTTCTGAGGAGCAACACTATCTTGTAGGAAAAGAAATGAGCATGCAGCTGATCATCcagattaaaaaagaaaatatatcatCAAAAGGGTCCCTATATTCAGCTGCCATGATGCGCATAGAAAACCCAAAATGTAACACCATCTCCCCAAGTTCTCCCTAGCAGCCACCTTATGATCTTCAAAATCAATTCTGCTCTACCAtgataaaacccaaattcatcTTTTTTTTCAGTAGGGCTATACTCCGACCACCCTCAATAAGAGCGGTCTCCATCACCAAAGATTCATCTTTTTATCAGTAGGGCTATACTCCGTCCATTGTCAGTGAGAGCTGTGTTATTGGAACCGTCCAAACTACTCACCGAACCCACCTTTAACCCCTCcttccccaaaaataaaaagaattaataaataataagaacatTCTATCCCTACAATACATGAAGGAAACAGCAGCACCACTCTTCATGTTACATTGCATCTTAAGTTACACATAAATTACGAATAATTCTAATCGCTGTTTTACCAAATGAACAACTGACTTGTCATAATGtttttaaaaagttaaattGAAGCAGGCACTTAAGAGATGTTGAACACAGTTTTCCCACATTTCTCTTGGTTCCCAACTGAATTGTCAGAATTTTTTGCTTCACAATGCCCTCGCCCATTGTGAAACAGAAAACTAAACAGAATGAAAAAACTAATACTAAACATCAAAACTAGTTTACACGCTTCATGTTGATCAAGAGTATTAAACAAAATGCATCTTTACCACCTGCATCATTAAGTTTGCAGTAAACTAACCTTTTCAAAGGTTAATGATAGGTCATCAATATCAGATAGAGATATGTCACCCTgccaataagaaaaaaaaacagttagtTCCACCCATTGCAATTTTGTCTTCTGCCATTTAACACCTATAAAAAAGAGTTTATATATATGAGGAGAGGAAAGAGGTAAAGAGAGATAGGTCATGCACCAAACAGGTTGCACATATATACTTAAGGATTATCACAAAAATCAGTGAACAAAAGGTTCAACCTCTTGTCTATTATATAGAAACTCCTCCTCATCGACTGGAGCCTCCTCTTCTTCATCTAAACCTCCCAACTCAACTTCCCCAACAGAATCTTTACCAAAAAATGCATACTGTGATGCGTCAAATACCTCTCCTGCATAAAATGAAGAACTGAAAGTCAAAAGAAGAATTAAATGATActccaaataattacatcatgaagaagaaaagagcaCCTTCCAAGAAAGCACCATGCAACTATTTACTCAATAAGCCAAATAACTCGTGAAAAAACTTTGCATACATTTACGTATGAATTGAAACTTTTATGCAATTAATTACATAATTAACCAAGTTAGAGCTTTCTTATTTTTAAACAGTAAACATTATGAAGTATGGAGACCTCTGGATGACTGCAGAACATTCTTTTATCTGAAAGACACACCAAGACCATATTCATATTGGCTGCCAAAAAGTATAGGCGAGCACAAGATTATATCTAATCTTTGTCCAACAATTATTCAAATACTAAGCTGAACCACAAAGTAGTTAATAACTACATTCAAACATCGAACCGAACATACACCAAAGTGAACAGCACAGCAATCCAAACACTGTTCCATTTGGTTTCCAGTAAACAGTATCAAATTCTCGAATACGAATTCACAGTTTAAATTTTCCACTTTTATTGTCAGTTTTCTCAGCAGCCAAACAGAACCCAGATCCAAAAACAATACTACATAACCAAAACAGCAAAGCAAATCATGAAAAACCAATAACAGAAGAATCCCCGAAAGCTAAGAGAAACGAACCTGAGGAATTAAGCTGCAAATGGTTGAGATCTTGAGGGATAGAAGAGGCAGCCTCTTGATTACTATCCCTACTCTCAAACCCCTCCATTTCCTACACTCTTCTTCTATATGCCCAGTATATagatatgtgtgtatatatatatataataggtaTAGATATTCAAATGTAATCGAAGAACGCGAAAACTGAACAGAACCCAGTAaactaaaaccctaaaaattaatCAGGAACTGAATCTCCGACGCAAAATTTGAATCTAAAAACAGAGGAGCAAAAACCCTTTTAAGCTGAAATCTGTGTGAGCTTTTTCTGCTAAGATGGTGATTGAAAAACTGGTGAGAAGATCTTTACAGTGGTTGGGGTACAGAAATCCACCATGGTTTCGGCAAAGCTGCGGTCTTTGGGTTAGATTTGCGAGACGAGAAAGAACCCTAGAGAGGCAGGCAGTTTGAGcctccttattttatttttgatagGGATTTTTTGGTTTATTAAAACTGGAATTGGATCGACAGacttgataaaataaaaaaagggcgGTGAGGTGACAATATTCttatatagatttttttttttttctgaaaaagcttaaaaaatataataaaattgaaaattaaagggAGGTTGTGGAAGTTGGTAGTGGAAATGCTTATCAAAAGGAGACCCACAGTGGAATTAAAGTAGTGTTTTGGTATGGTCAGTGAATATTGATTGGATAAAATAAAGATAGTAATTGGTTTGGAATAAAAAAGGAAGATGGAATGAAGGCTCTTAGATCGCGTTAATGAAGTTGTTCTCGGTCTTTTATGTGCACTTTTTGCGATGTGATAatgattatttattttaattattatgattCGTATCAAAAATGTAACATTGTAATTCTAAgttgaaaaaattaaatatatgttGTCTCGAATAAGCGTTTAATGAACCATCGTACAGTCAATTAGACCAAAAACACAAATTGATAGAATTTCAACACTTTAGAGTACAATATGAGAAAATTATAACTTGGTGGCATATTTTAAAAGTCACCCTAGGGTATAAAATAACACAATAAATTAATAATGCTTATGAGTCTAAAAATGATCTATGGAGTGCTTTTTCATAAAGAACTTGGGTGGTTAACAAAAGTTTTGATGTTATATAATAAAAGTGCTTCTAACAAAAGCACTTGTAAATATAACTACTTCAAATTGAAGCAGTGCAACATGCCTTGTCATTTGGAGGTGTTTTATGGCAAATTGCTCTAAAGAGTAAACCTATCACATAGAAGTAAGATTAAAGACAAATCAGTCAATCATTTAATAATGTGTTCACTCATCTAGAAGGGCTATTAGAATTCTTTGATTCATAAATTCACCGTTAACACATACAGAATTAAAAAGCATGTTCGTGTTATATTACAGTTTTCGAGGGGTAATTGATCTCATAGTCAATCTGTTCTCTATTCATGACTGATTTCATGATTTTTGTCATTCTAGGTATAAACATGTCAAATGTAGTGATTTGATTAAACTTGCTTATTGCCAAGAATAATTAACTTATTTGAAATTGCATATGGAGgactaaaaatatttttggacaacCAGTATCGTTTCCGACtacatttaacaaaaaaagCTCAAAAGTACTTTGTAGGAAAGcactttaatttttaataaaattttcaacacGTTGAtaataaaaacacttttatATAATTAACTTCTACATAAGTAGTTTCAAATCAGCCCTGGATACTTGGAAAGATTGTGATACAAACAAAGCAATGGACAAGAGGTTTTTTTCACATGGAACCCATCTAATTGTTGGAGGTTTGATTTTCTGATATATGGgctctaaaaattaaaatatatgaggattttctcaattttaaaaaataaagatatataaaataaataaataaaacaatttcCCTCTGAATACACACAACACAGCGACACACAATTCCCCGCAAACAGATAAattgaactctctctctctctctctctctctctggttttGTGGTTGCTTCGAAGCTCCAATGGCTCGAATAGGACTATGCAGTCAGCTGCTTCCGTCTCTGCTCGTTCCTCTGAAGCAGAGGAACCATCAACAGCTGATGGGCGTCATAGCCACCGGTTTCGGCAGAAGGCGGGGCTTCTCTGCTGGGTCCTCATCAAAAATTAGCATGAGCCTCAAAGCCGGCATCGTTGGCCTCCCAAATGTCGGCAAGTCCACTCTCTTCAACGCCGTCGTATGCCCCAgccaaccctctctctctctctctctctctctctctctctctctctctctctatatatatatatatattttttttttgtgtttggttgctgagataATGCAAGCAAGGATAACCAATCTTTCCATttgaatttcttatttttatcaaTTTATCTGTTTGTTTGTGCACATGAAGATTGTATTTTAATTTCACTCAGAAGAAAAGATTGTATTTTCAAATTTAGGCTTTTAAAGaccatatttttaatttcactCAGAAAATATActgtatatttattttttactcaGAAGAAAAGATCATATTTTTGATTTGTGACTGCGTAGTTTGCATCAGTAGTTACTTTCCCATTTCTTTTTTTCAGCCACATAAGAGAAAGAAGTGTTAATTTTTCGTATAAATGTATTGGCCGAATTGTCGGATGGCTGTTATATTGTGAATCTGGATTTTTGTCTGCTGTGTATTATCATAAGCAATACACAGTGTTGAAATGAAAagggttttttgtgtgtgtaGGTTGAGAATGGAAAGGCTCAAGCTgccaactttcctttttgtacTATAGAGCCGAATGTAGGAATTGTCGCAGTTCCAGATCCCCGTCTCAGTGTGCTTTCAGATCTCAGCAAATCTCAGAGGGCAGTTCCAGCATCTATAGAACTTGTAGATATTGCTGGCCTCGTCAAGGGTGCCAGTCAAGGGGAGGTGACATTGCATTGCTATTGCTTATTCTCTTTCCATTATCATGTTCTGATTTTAAGTTATGTTGCCAATATGTTAGAATGCATCAGCTGAATTTTGCTATTTTCATTACTTGCAGGGGTTAGGGAATaaatttttatcaaatattCGCGAGGTGGACTCCATACTTCAGGTTTCAATCCCTTACTATTTGGTCATGTTCGTCTGTGATTACCATCTTTCTATCATTACTCAAAATCCCATGTTTCTTAATGTGTTTATTTGTTGTGTTGCTCAATATTTGTGCTTGTGTGGATATGCGTGTGGGTCTgtgacacagagagagagagagagagagaggtaggtTAGTTGCTCTTTGAGAAGAGACCATTCTGTACTTATTTGTTAAAACTCATGGCAAACAACAGTAAAGTTTAGCTGAAACATTTTATGCTCATGGATTATTATTTTATGATATTTGTATGTAAAGGGTAGCATGCAAACCAACGACTTCCAGGCATAATGGTGCTCTCCTTAATAACAAAACAAGTTTAAAGCACAAGAGTCTAGGTTCCATACAATGACGGACGTGAGAGAGTACCATCCATAAAATGGGTTGGGGATGGGGAATAACATGCTGGTGCATATCAGTATGATCTAAAATCTTCTTTGCCTAGGGTGAGAAAGAAAACTAAGTTGGGACCCGAACCTGGCTGCATAATCACAAGCAATAATCTAATCTTTCAagcatttatattttttattttatatttggaATTTGCTTGTCTTCTGTTTTTCATTctgtcactttttttttttatctgctTGACTGATCTGGCTCCTCTATCTATGgtactgcaaaaaaaaaaaaaaaaaaaaaaaaaaaaaaaaaaatcattttaataaaaccctgtacttttgattaaaaaattagaagaaagGAAACATTGTACTGAGCTCAAGTAAAGGTGATATTGTTTAGAGGCTTTGAAGCCTTCCCCAATTTGAATTGCAAAAACACTTTATGAgtttgttttaataaaattgttttttttcatgTCGATACTTTGGGGACCAGCGTCTTCTTTGTGCTTTGTTTTGTATAATCATTACATGCATTGTCATTGTTTTTGAGCATTCTCCTTTGCCAGTCTGATGGATGGATATTGATCTTATAGaacaaaatttgatttgaatttaagataacattttttttttctgtaaagAACGACCATTAAAATGTAAAATCTTTCACAATCCTGACTTTAGTTTAGAGAAGAACCAATTTATGGAAATCATTCATATCTTTTTATCAGCCGACTTTAGTttagcggtaggtctcgggttcgagacttgggagcagcctctccataaatgggggtaaggctagccgacattcacctctcccagaccctgcgtaaagcgggagccttgtgcactgggtacgacctaaaAATTCATATCTTTTTatcagccgaccccactcagtgggaaaaggctttgttgttgttgtattcatATCTTTTTATCAACTGTGCAGTAGTGCTTTTCATCAGTAATTCTAAGCTCCACTACATTATTGACATGTTGATTGTTGTTTCAGGTCGTTCGCTGTTTTGAAGATAACGATGTTGTTCATGTGAGTGGCAAAGTTGATCCTAAGGCAGATATTGATGTTATCAACTTGGAGCTTATTTTCTCAGATCTAGACCAGGTTTGCTAATTAAAATTCCTCTATAAGCTTACCATTATTCTCAAACCTTCTGATGTGGTAGATCCTGATTCCTTGTCTGTCCCTTTCTGGTCTTTGCTTGTAAAATAAACCAGTTGGTCTAAAACCAGTTTGATTTGAAATTGGGCATAAATGATGAGCGCCAGGActtaaaatcaattcatgagcTTGTCAATTGATGATTTATGGGAAGTATTTAGGCAGTGAACTAATCGCGGTGCCTTATCCTAGCTGTATGAATAAGACAACCCTCGACACACCCatccatatatatgtatgcatgtatTTAATGCAAACTATATTGTTAAATGCTAATGCCACTTTCTGGTTTAAAGTTGATGATGtagataattattttttatgagaACTCTGTCTTGAGAATTCCTTGTCTTAACATCTTAAACTTTTTTCTTAGGGGGCCTCTATCATCTGctatttgtgtttaatattAATACCAGCTTGCTAAGATGGTATGAGCTGATTGAACTAAATTGTCTTATTCACAAGAAATGCAGATTGAGAAGAGAATGGAGAAGCTGAAAAAAGGAAAGGCAAAAGACTCACAAACCAAAGCTAAGGTATAGTTTTATCCAATGCTAACTTACTGTACAGTGCACAAATATGTGCTATCATCACACTATATCCCCTCAATATTTTTTTCTCCTTTATTTCCCAAATTATTaaggttttacaaaatcatAGACTCAGAGTTCTAATTTCAGGAGGAAACAGAAAGGTCCACCTTAGACAAAATTCAGAATGCACTGATGGATGGAAAACCAGCACGATCAGTCGCTTTAACAGATTTGG carries:
- the LOC103445791 gene encoding uncharacterized protein; this translates as MARIGLCSQLLPSLLVPLKQRNHQQLMGVIATGFGRRRGFSAGSSSKISMSLKAGIVGLPNVGKSTLFNAVVENGKAQAANFPFCTIEPNVGIVAVPDPRLSVLSDLSKSQRAVPASIELVDIAGLVKGASQGEGLGNKFLSNIREVDSILQVVRCFEDNDVVHVSGKVDPKADIDVINLELIFSDLDQIEKRMEKLKKGKAKDSQTKAKEETERSTLDKIQNALMDGKPARSVALTDLEKDAVKHLCLLTMKPIIYVANVAESDLAEPELNPHVKEVMNLAPELQSGVVTISAQVESELTELPYEERTEFLESLGVGESGLGNLIRATYSVLGLRTYFTSGEKETKAWTILAGMTAPQAAGVIHSDFEKGFIRAETVAYDDFVAAGSLAAARERGVLRSEGKDYIVQEGDVMLFRFNV